The DNA region gaaaagcTAAACATCACAACAAAAATCTAAAAGATATAatccaataattttatattattatcctCAAacctaatataaatatcataagaAATTTTCAGGGAAGCAAGCGAGCAGCTCAAACAAGCGAGCTAGTCAAACCGACGATTAACTCAAATGGGCGAACATGTATTAGAATATCTGCATTAAAAGTTTTTAGGGGGGTTCatacaattttcaaaaaaataaatagtataataaTGAGATGGAGGTGAACTTGGATCCGAAAGGCACTGGTAAGAGGCGGTTCAACCACTGTTCGCGGACCCCACAacacgtggcggcccgcgaCTGGTCcgttcattaattttttttaaaaaaatcaaatgaaaaaaataaaattataaaattacattgaaaaatGAGAATGGAAAGTTCACCAATGGGAGTGCCCTATGGGCGAGCATCTAGTCGAACAACTTAACTAGGACAAGTATATGctataaacaaaattttgtgGTAATATGATTCATATGCTATATGAAATCTTCTACagaaaaactttataaattaacaaTGTTTGGAACTCtaatattttactaatttagagaattactaatttataacaattattttatgtatactGAATTTTATGTAAAAATTCGAAAGTTAGTTCTTAAGTATATATATtgcataattttttccaattaattgttttttaaaatttgattatttggtatatagaaaatatgtatCTTAAATGAAAATGCATTTTAGGTgcaaaatgataaaataatattaaatattttcgaagtgttaaaaaattaaagatagaaccattacaaataaaaacatataaagttcatgtaaattaattattaaattatatttacattgagatcatatatatgattcttaaaaattattatcgaaataagaaaatattaagttattaTAAGTAGGAAGTTGCAGGCCCATTATTGGGCCTAACCCACATAAAAAGCTCACAagttttcttttgcttcttctaCGCTCAGTTCTATTCTAGAAATTCGATTTTCTCATTTTAGGTCCTGAGATCAACACAGTGAATCGACGATTCCGAGAGAGACAAATCGAGCTTAACAGATATGGTGAAGGTGCGAATGAACACGGCCGATGTGGCCGCGGAGGTCAAGTGCTTGAAGCGTTTAATCGGCATGAGATGCTCCAACGTCTACGATATATCTCCCAAGGTTACAAATCCCTACGCTTCACACTCTTTGTAATTCGATTTGATTTCCGTTAGGTTTATCCTTTGTATGTTTGATTGATTGCAGACGTATATGTTCAAGCTGTTGAATAGTAGCGGCATCACTGAATCTGGAGAGAGCGAGAAGGTCTTACTCTTGATGGAAAGTGGTGTTCGTTTGCATACCACTGCTTACGTCAGGTTACTAACAACAATACTCATCCATTCAATCTCTGTATTTTCAGTTTTGTTAGCAGTAGTAGAGATTTGATTTTCAACTACTTCTTGTATAGGGATAAGAGCAATACACCATCTGGCTTTACTTTGAAGTTAAGAAAACATATTCGTACTAGGAGGCTTGAGGATGTTCGGCAGCTTGGTTATGATAGGGTAATCAAAGTTGAACTTTTATGTGTATTTGTTTAGTTTGATTCCATTCTGATGCTTTTTCTTATTGCTATTGGCTCCAGATCATTGTCTTCCAGTTCGGGCTAGGTGCTAATGCTCACTATGTTATATTGGAGCTGTATGCTCAAGGAAACATAATCCTCACCGATTCCGAGTATATGATCATGACTCTCCTCCGCTCACATAGGTTAGTGTTTTTTTCAATTCCTTTCATTGCAACTTGTGTGGCCTTTGGTAGTGAATTGTTTATTGCAATTCTTGTAGAGATGACAATAAGGGTTTTGCTATCATGTCTCGCCACCGTTATCCTATAGAGATATGTAGACTCTTTGAGAGGACCACTGCTTCAAAGCTGCAGGAATCGCTTACTGCTTTCTCCTATGAAGTTAAAGATAGTGAGACAAAGGAGCAGAATGGTGGCAAGAAGGGTGGGAAGTCGAATGAAGCTAAACAATTTACCTTGAAGAATATTCTTGGTGATGCTTTGGGGTACGGGCCACAGCTCTCTGAGCACATAATTCTGGATGCTGGTCTTGTTCCAACTACCAAACTTTCACTAGACAAGAAGTTAGATGATAATGAGATTCAGCTTTTGGTTCAAGCGGTCATCGTATTTGAAGATTGGCTTGAAGATGTTATATCTGGTCAGAAAGTTCCTGAAGGTTATATTCTAATGCAGAAACAAATGTTGCTGAATGACACGTCTTCTCAAGGAGGTGTTACGAAGGTCAATATTAAACTttatcttctatttttttctctctcttaaagggcaataaaaatatatatttgccTGGTTGTCTGCAGATGTATGATGAGTTCTGTTCAATCTTATTAAACCAATTCGAATCAAGAGTGTatgacaagttcgaaacttttGATGCGGCTTTAGACGAGTTCTACAGCAAAATTGAGAGTCAAAGATCTGAACACCAACAAAAGGCAAAAGAAGATTCTGCCAGTCAGAAACTCAATAAGATTCGCCAGGATCAGGTTTGTGGTATTTCCATCTCCGTGTATCCCTGTACAACTTTTCTCCATCGTTATTGTAAGTGCAATGTTTCTGTACTCATGTTGTAGGAAAACCGTGTTCAAATTCTGAGGAAAGAAGTCGACCGTTGTGTTAATATGGCTGAGTTGATTGAGTACAACTTAGAAGACGTAGATGCTGCCATATTAGCTGTTCGTGTAGCGCTTGCAAAGGGTATGGGCTGGGATGATCTAGCTCGTATGGTCAAGGAGGAAAAAAAACTAGGAAATCCGGTTGCTGGAGTCATTGACAAACTTAATCTAGAGAAGAATTGCATGACCTTGTTGTTGTGCAACAATCTCGATGAAATGGATGATGATGAGAAGACGCTCCCCGTGGAAAAGGTGCTGAATCGCCttacattttgaataaaataagttcatcttcttttcttgttcTGACATATGGGGCATGATTTGTGGTTTCCGTAGGTGGAGGTTGACCTATCACTTTCTGCGGCACGGTAATGCCAGGCGCTGTAtgaaatgaagaagaaacaagaaaccAAACAGGAGAAGACTGTTTCTGCTCATGAAAAAGGCTTTTAAAGCAGCCGAGAAAAAGACACGCCATCAGCTTTCTCAGGTAATCTTTCATCTTCATTGCCGTTGATCTTGTTGGTGTTTGCTTGCTTACAGTGAACTGATCATTTGCATTCTTCTGTCTAATAGGAGAAAGCGGTTGCAACTATTTCACACATGAGAAAAATTCACTGGTTTGAGAAATTCAATTGGTTCATTAGCAGTGAGAACTACTTGGTCATCAGTGGTCGTGATGCTCAGCAAAATGAGATGATAGTTAAACGTTACATGTCAAAAGGAGATCTGTAAGTTTTCATGTGTAGAGTCTTTTTCTTAGTCTCTGTGTtggtattatattttcaaatgttaTCATAAGTTTCTTTTCACCATGATTTTTCTCAGGTATGTGCATGCAGAGCTTCACGGAGCATCTAGTACTGTGATAAAGAATCATAAACCTGAACAAAGTGTACCGCCCCTCACTTTAAACCAAGCTGGATGTTTTACGGTAAGCAGTTTTACTAACCACTTAACTATGGTGTGCAATGTGTTAATGACAGACCTTTAAATGTAATTCGTTAATGCAGGTTTGTCATAGTCAGGCCTGGGATTCGAAGATTGTCACTAGTGCGTGGTGGGTTTATCCTCATCAGGTCAGTAAAACAGCTCCTACTGGAGAATACCTCACAGTTGGAAGTTTCATGATACGAGGTAAGAAAAACTTCCTTCCACCACACCCACTTATAATGGGTTTTGGACTGTTGTTTCGTTGGACGAGAGTTCCTTGGGAGCTCATTTGAATGAGAGAAGGGTAAGAGGTGAAGAGGAAGGAATGAATGATGAAGTTGTCATGGAAACGCATGCTCCTGATGAGCATTCAGATGCTGAGACAGATAATGAAGAGGTGTCTCCGGAAGGAGAAAGAATTTACAAGAATCAAATACAGCATTGAGCCAAGATACTTCTTCTTTGGATATTAAATCATCTGGAACTGATGGAGAAAATGCTGAAGCAGCTACTTCACAGCTTGAAGATCTTCTTGATAGAACCCTTGGTCTGGTACTGCGACGGTGGCAGGCAAGAACCATACAGTGGAGACATCAAAGGATGAAACGgaagagaagatgaaagagcAGGAGAGAAATCAGTAGTGAGAGATAAGCCTTACATATCAAAAGCtcaaagaagaaagcttaaGATGGGCGAAAGCGGTAAACACAGTGACTGATGATAACACTGGCCAAGAGAAGCCGGAGCAAAAGGAAAAAAGTGTTTCTAGCGCTAACACAGCAGCAGATGATAGCACTGAGAAAGAAAAGCAGCAGAGGAAGACAAAAgatacttcttcttcttcaaggcAAGCCAACAAGACCATACCTGAGAACAAGCCAGCTGGGGAAAAAGTTAGCCGAGGGCAAAGGGGTAAACTTAAGAAAATGAAGGAGAAATATGCTGATCaagacgaagaagaaagaaaaattcgAATGGCGTTGTTGGCAGTAAGTACTTTCTGAATAACCGACAGTTGCATTCTCCATTTTTCTccatgaaattttaattattttccttGTGCAGTCTTCTGGAAAGCCACAGAAGAATGATGTTGAAGCACAAGCTACGAAGCCCGCAGTCATCGAAGAGAAGAAACCTTCTGAAGGTAAACTTATACGACCTGTCTGAAAATATTTCATGACATACACTTTCAGATAAAAATGGCAGGCATATGATACTGATGGTTGTTGTATGCAGAGACAGCAGATGCTGTGAAATATGTTATAGGTGTAAGAAGGTTGGACATCTTGCTAGGGATTGTCATGGGAAAGAACCTTCTTCAGAGATGGACAAAGTGGTaatggaagaagatgatgttcatGAGCTtgggaagaagagaaagaaaaactgATTGATGTCGATTACCTTACTGGTAACCCATTACCAACTGACGTTCTCTTATATGCGGTCCCTGTGTGTGGCCCCTACACGCTCTCCAGTCATATAAATACAGAGTCAAAGCGATCCCAGGGAGCATGAAGAAAGGAAAGGGTAATAAACATTTTTCCCCTATTATTTTGACTTTAATGTAGAGGTTTTGGATTGTGTTTGATGATTGTTTATGTGTTTGGGCAGCTGCAAAAAACCGCAATG from Raphanus sativus cultivar WK10039 unplaced genomic scaffold, ASM80110v3 Scaffold0734, whole genome shotgun sequence includes:
- the LOC108832030 gene encoding LOW QUALITY PROTEIN: uncharacterized protein LOC108832030 (The sequence of the model RefSeq protein was modified relative to this genomic sequence to represent the inferred CDS: inserted 6 bases in 6 codons; deleted 4 bases in 3 codons; substituted 1 base at 1 genomic stop codon) yields the protein MVKVRMNTADVAAEVKCLKRLIGMRCSNVYDISPKTYMFKLLNSSGITESGESEKVLLLMESGVRLHTTAYVRDKSNTPSGFTLKLRKHIRTRRLEDVRQLGYDRIIVFQFGLGANAHYVILELYAQGNIILTDSEYMIMTLLRSHRDDNKGFAIMSRHRYPIEICRLFERTTASKLQESLTAFSYEVKDSETKEQNGGKKGGKSNEAKQFTLKNILGDALGYGPQLSEHIILDAGLVPTTKLSLDKKLDDNEIQLLVQAVIVFEDWLEDVISGQKVPEGYILMQKQMLLNDTSSQGGVTKMYDEFCSILLNQFESRVYDKFETFDAALDEFYSKIESQRSEHQQKAKEDSASQKLNKIRQDQENRVQILRKEVDRCVNMAELIEYNLEDVDAAILAVRVALAKGMGWDDLARMVKEEKKLGNPVAGVIDKLNLEKNCMTLLLCNNLDEMDDDEKTLPVEKVEVDLSLSAARXCQALYEMKKKQETKQEKTVSAHEKAFKAAEKKTRHQLSQEKAVATISHMRKIHWFEKFNWFISSENYLVISGRDAQQNEMIVKRYMSKGDLYVHAELHGASSTVIKNHKPEQSVPPLTLNQAGCFTVCHSQAWDSKIVTSAWWVYPHQVSKTAPTGEYLTVGSFMIRGKKNFLPPHPLIMGFGLLFRXDESSLGAHLNERRVRGEEEGMNDEVVMETHAPDEHSDAETDNEEVSPEGXKNLQESNTALSQDTSSLDIKSSGTDGENAEAATSQLEDLLDRTLGXGTATVAGKNHTVETSKDETEEKMKAGEKSVVRDKPYISKAQRRKLKMGESGNTVTDDNTGQEKPEQKEKSVSSANTAADDSTEKEKQQRKTKDTSSSSRQANKTIPENKPAGEKVSRGQRGKLKKMKEKYADQDEEERKIRMALLASSGKPQKNDVEAQATKPAVIEEKKPSEETADAVKXCYRCKKVGHLARDCHGKEPSSEMDKVVMEEDDVHELGXEEKEKLIDVDYLTGNPLPTDVLLYAVPVCGPYXALQSYKYRVKAIPGSMKKGKVQKTAMNLFTHMSEASVREKELMKACTDPELMAALVGNVKITAAGLTQLKQKQKKGKKSGKHHG